A single region of the Streptomyces vilmorinianum genome encodes:
- a CDS encoding vitamin K epoxide reductase family protein yields MTNAAVDDPARGTIGASRALAWLLVITGAAGLLASWIITIDKFKLLEDPNFTPGCSLNPIVSCGNIMKSEQASAFGFPNPMLGLVTYAMVIAIGVGLLAGARYRRWYWLGLNAGTLFGVGFCTWLMYQSLYEINALCLWCSLAWVATIVMFWYVTSHNVRKGVIPAPGGLKTFFDEFTWVLPVLHVGIIGMLILTRWWDFWTS; encoded by the coding sequence ATGACGAACGCAGCGGTGGACGACCCGGCACGCGGCACGATCGGCGCGAGCCGCGCTCTCGCCTGGCTGCTGGTGATCACCGGGGCCGCCGGACTGCTCGCCTCCTGGATCATCACGATCGACAAGTTCAAGCTCCTCGAGGACCCGAACTTCACCCCGGGCTGCAGTCTCAACCCGATCGTGTCCTGCGGCAACATCATGAAGAGCGAGCAGGCCTCGGCCTTCGGCTTCCCGAACCCCATGCTCGGCCTCGTCACCTACGCGATGGTGATCGCCATCGGCGTGGGCCTCCTCGCCGGCGCCCGCTACCGCCGCTGGTACTGGCTGGGGCTGAACGCCGGCACGCTGTTCGGCGTCGGCTTCTGCACCTGGCTGATGTACCAGTCGCTGTACGAGATCAACGCGCTCTGCCTGTGGTGCTCCCTGGCCTGGGTCGCCACAATCGTCATGTTCTGGTACGTGACCTCGCACAACGTCCGCAAGGGTGTCATCCCCGCCCCCGGCGGCCTGAAGACCTTCTTCGACGAGTTCACCTGGGTGCTGCCCGTCCTGCACGTCGGGATCATCGGCATGCTGATCCTGACGCGCTGGTGGGACTTCTGGACCAGCTGA
- a CDS encoding replication-associated recombination protein A, giving the protein MEPDLFTAAAEERQEKDPSSSPLAVRMRPRTLDEVLGQKHLLKPGSPLRRLVGEGDGGPAGASSVILWGPPGIGKTTLAYVVSKATNKRFVELSAITAGVKEVRAVIDGARRAAGGYGKETVLFLDEIHRFSKAQQDSLLPAVENRWVTLIAATTENPYFSIISPLLSRSLLLTLEPLTDDDLRDLLKRALTEDRGLGGAVALPEDAEAHLLRIAGGDARRALTALEAAAGSAIAKREPEITLQTVEETVDRAAVKYDRDGDQHYDVASALIKSIRGSDVDAALHYLARMIEAGEDPRFIARRLMISASEDIGLADPTALPTAVAAAQAVAMIGFPEAALTLSHATIALALAPKSNAATLAISAAQADVRNGLAGPVPPHLRDGHYKGAAKLGHAQGYVYPHDVPGGIAAQQYAPDAVHGRRYYEPTRYGAEARYADVVEKVRERLRGEGG; this is encoded by the coding sequence GTGGAGCCCGACCTCTTTACCGCAGCCGCCGAAGAACGCCAGGAGAAGGACCCGTCCAGCAGCCCCCTGGCCGTCCGGATGCGTCCGCGCACCCTCGACGAGGTCCTCGGCCAGAAGCACCTGCTGAAGCCGGGGTCGCCGCTGCGCCGGCTCGTCGGCGAGGGCGACGGGGGTCCGGCGGGCGCCTCGTCCGTGATCCTCTGGGGGCCGCCGGGCATCGGCAAGACGACCCTCGCGTACGTGGTCTCCAAGGCGACCAACAAGCGTTTCGTGGAGCTCTCCGCGATCACGGCGGGCGTCAAGGAGGTCCGGGCGGTCATCGACGGAGCCCGCCGGGCGGCCGGGGGCTACGGCAAGGAGACCGTCCTCTTCCTCGACGAGATCCACCGCTTCTCCAAGGCCCAGCAGGACTCGCTGCTCCCGGCGGTGGAGAACCGCTGGGTGACGCTGATCGCCGCGACGACGGAGAACCCGTACTTCTCGATCATCTCCCCCCTGCTCTCCCGCTCCCTGCTGCTCACGCTCGAACCGCTCACCGACGACGACCTGCGCGATCTGCTGAAGCGGGCCCTCACCGAGGACCGGGGGCTCGGCGGGGCGGTCGCCCTGCCGGAGGACGCCGAGGCGCATCTGCTGCGGATCGCCGGCGGCGACGCGCGGCGGGCGCTGACCGCCCTGGAGGCGGCCGCGGGCTCGGCCATCGCCAAGCGCGAGCCGGAGATCACGCTCCAGACGGTCGAGGAGACCGTCGACCGGGCGGCCGTGAAGTACGACAGGGACGGCGACCAGCACTACGACGTGGCCAGTGCGCTCATCAAGTCGATCCGCGGCTCGGACGTGGACGCGGCGCTGCACTATCTGGCCCGGATGATCGAGGCGGGGGAGGACCCCCGGTTCATCGCCCGCCGCCTGATGATCTCGGCCAGCGAGGACATCGGCCTGGCCGACCCGACCGCCCTGCCCACGGCCGTGGCGGCGGCCCAGGCCGTCGCCATGATCGGCTTTCCCGAGGCCGCGCTGACGCTGAGCCATGCCACGATCGCCCTGGCCCTGGCCCCGAAGTCGAACGCGGCGACCCTCGCGATCTCCGCGGCCCAGGCGGACGTCCGCAACGGCCTGGCGGGCCCGGTCCCGCCGCACCTGCGTGACGGCCACTACAAGGGCGCGGCCAAACTGGGCCACGCCCAGGGGTACGTCTATCCGCACGACGTCCCGGGCGGCATCGCGGCCCAGCAGTACGCCCCGGACGCCGTCCACGGCAGGCGCTACTACGAGCCGACCCGCTACGGCGCGGAGGCGCGGTACGCGGACGTGGTGGAGAAGGTGCGGGAGCGGTTGCGGGGCGAGGGCGGCTGA
- a CDS encoding DUF2470 domain-containing protein — MPSAAERTRTLVQSTCSAVLLIPGADATRPEQLTPEARAVGPDGEIFLLFPADAPPVRAATHAQDDELPVVLELTDVAPVSVPHRIRGRAWVSGWLTCLPGVAEPGRMMLRLEVSEASVDDLWGAGEVQPEEFAAASPDPLHAHETELLQHLHAAHGEQVRELSGLLGERSAALVPTRDVAPLALDRFGLRIRFSAGPHHCFDARFDFPEPVRDVSELRREMHRLFEAARS; from the coding sequence ATGCCGTCAGCAGCCGAGCGCACACGAACTCTCGTACAGAGTACATGCTCCGCGGTGCTGTTGATTCCGGGGGCCGACGCCACCCGCCCCGAGCAGCTGACCCCGGAGGCCCGCGCGGTCGGACCGGACGGCGAGATCTTCCTGCTCTTCCCCGCCGACGCCCCGCCGGTGCGGGCCGCCACGCACGCCCAGGACGACGAGCTGCCGGTCGTCCTGGAGCTCACCGACGTGGCACCGGTCTCCGTCCCCCACCGTATCCGCGGCCGCGCCTGGGTCTCCGGCTGGCTCACCTGCCTGCCGGGCGTCGCCGAACCCGGCCGGATGATGCTGCGCCTGGAGGTGAGCGAGGCCAGCGTGGACGATCTGTGGGGCGCCGGCGAGGTGCAGCCGGAGGAATTCGCCGCGGCCTCCCCCGATCCCCTGCACGCCCACGAGACCGAATTGCTGCAGCATCTGCACGCGGCCCACGGGGAGCAGGTGCGCGAGCTGAGCGGTCTGCTCGGCGAGCGCTCGGCGGCCCTCGTGCCGACGCGTGACGTGGCCCCGCTGGCGCTCGACCGCTTCGGGCTGCGCATCCGCTTCAGCGCCGGGCCGCACCACTGCTTCGACGCGCGCTTCGACTTCCCCGAGCCGGTACGGGACGTCAGCGAGCTGCGGCGCGAGATGCACCGCCTCTTCGAAGCGGCCCGCTCCTGA
- the rpsD gene encoding 30S ribosomal protein S4 — MPNQSRPKVKKSRALGIALTPKAVKYFEARPYPPGEHGRGRKQNSDYKVRLLEKQRLRAQYDISERQMARAYDRAKKAEGKTGEALVVELERRLDALVLRSGIARTIYQARQMVVHGHIQVNGQKVDKPSFRVRPDDVVMVRERSREKPLFQVAREGGFAADGETPRYLQVNLKALAFRLDRDPNRKEIPVICDEQLVVEYYAR; from the coding sequence GTGCCTAACCAGTCGCGTCCCAAGGTCAAGAAGTCTCGCGCGCTCGGTATCGCGCTGACGCCGAAGGCTGTCAAGTACTTCGAAGCCCGCCCGTACCCGCCGGGCGAGCACGGCCGTGGCCGCAAGCAGAACTCGGACTACAAGGTCCGTCTGCTCGAGAAGCAGCGCCTGCGCGCTCAGTACGACATCAGCGAGCGCCAGATGGCGCGCGCCTACGACCGCGCCAAGAAGGCCGAAGGCAAGACGGGCGAGGCGCTGGTCGTCGAGCTCGAGCGTCGCCTCGACGCCCTGGTCCTGCGTTCGGGCATCGCCCGCACCATCTACCAGGCCCGCCAGATGGTCGTGCACGGTCACATCCAGGTCAACGGCCAGAAGGTCGACAAGCCGTCCTTCCGCGTCCGTCCGGACGACGTCGTGATGGTCCGCGAGCGCTCCCGCGAGAAGCCCCTGTTCCAGGTTGCCCGCGAGGGTGGCTTCGCCGCCGACGGTGAGACCCCGCGCTACCTGCAGGTCAACCTGAAGGCCCTGGCCTTCCGCCTCGACCGCGACCCGAACCGCAAGGAAATCCCGGTCATCTGCGACGAGCAGCTGGTCGTCGAGTACTACGCCCGCTGA
- a CDS encoding ATP-binding protein, whose protein sequence is MRRSNLPAELNRFIGRAGEWDELHRLLGDFRLVTVVGVGGVGKTRLALGAASAAAKRYVDGVWLADLSALRDPDLVALALVEALGLTDHTLRPPLKTLTDHLAERRLLLVVDGFEHLVEECAPLVRELLRRSPGLTVLAVGRRPLRVDGEAVFTLAPMGDEDAVRLFGDRAAAAGGPGGATGTFESAAVLELCRRLDGIPLALELAAARMPLLTVEGMLDRLHDRFRLLTDGARGALPRHQTLRTAIGWSHELCTPEERLLWARLSVFAGPFDLEAVEYVCGGPDLPPERVLEALGGLLAQSLVAREDTAAGPRYRILDTVAAYGAEWLAALGDTERMRRRHRDWYMGLATWCELEWFSPRQAEVAACTDAALPNLRAALELCLERPGEAHLAQHLAGTLWFSWVGCGRLSEGRHWLERALALGPEHCEHADARLKALWVLGYVAILQGDGTAAVAALHECGERARSAGNAVAEAYATHRMGCLALLSDDMPRAEELIGRALEQYRELGELNSNVLMGQVELAMARVFQGDLEGAVALCAEVREICEERGERWTRAYALYVLAYAAWTGGDHGEARELLTECVTINHTFHDLVGLVLAIELLALVTASEGDPAEAAVLQGATLPVWDSVGLQLFGSGHFNGARALCERQAGELLGAERYGAAVREGQRLSLDATVERALSKRWNPATHRAGPHSPRPFRTTTVLAPGTRKPAGSPTGKGGEAAG, encoded by the coding sequence ATGCGAAGGAGCAATCTCCCGGCGGAGCTGAACCGGTTCATCGGGCGGGCCGGCGAGTGGGACGAACTGCACCGGCTCCTCGGGGACTTCCGCCTGGTCACGGTCGTCGGGGTGGGCGGTGTCGGCAAGACCCGGCTCGCCCTGGGAGCCGCCTCCGCGGCGGCGAAACGGTACGTCGACGGGGTCTGGCTGGCCGATCTCTCGGCGCTGCGCGACCCGGATCTGGTGGCCCTCGCCCTGGTCGAGGCGCTGGGGCTGACCGACCACACGCTGCGCCCGCCGCTCAAGACGCTCACCGACCATCTCGCGGAGCGCCGGCTGCTCCTGGTCGTGGACGGTTTCGAGCACCTCGTCGAGGAGTGCGCCCCGCTGGTACGGGAGCTGCTGCGGCGCTCCCCCGGGCTCACCGTGCTCGCGGTGGGCCGCCGCCCGCTGCGCGTGGACGGGGAGGCGGTGTTCACGCTGGCGCCGATGGGCGACGAGGACGCGGTGCGTCTCTTCGGGGACCGCGCGGCGGCCGCCGGAGGCCCGGGCGGCGCGACCGGGACCTTCGAGAGCGCCGCCGTGCTCGAGCTGTGCCGGCGGCTCGACGGGATTCCGCTGGCGCTGGAGCTGGCGGCCGCCAGGATGCCCCTGCTCACGGTGGAGGGGATGCTGGACCGGCTCCACGACCGGTTCCGGCTGCTCACGGACGGGGCGCGCGGGGCGCTGCCCCGTCATCAGACGCTGCGGACGGCGATCGGCTGGAGTCATGAGCTGTGCACGCCGGAGGAGCGGCTGCTGTGGGCGCGGCTCTCGGTCTTCGCCGGGCCGTTCGACCTGGAGGCGGTGGAGTACGTCTGCGGCGGTCCGGATCTTCCTCCGGAGCGGGTCCTGGAGGCGCTCGGCGGCCTGCTCGCCCAGTCGCTGGTCGCGCGGGAGGACACCGCGGCGGGTCCGAGATATCGGATATTGGATACGGTCGCCGCGTACGGCGCGGAGTGGCTCGCGGCCCTCGGCGACACCGAGCGCATGCGCCGTCGGCACCGCGACTGGTACATGGGGCTGGCCACGTGGTGCGAGCTGGAGTGGTTCAGCCCGCGCCAGGCCGAGGTCGCGGCCTGTACGGACGCGGCGCTGCCCAATCTGCGCGCGGCCCTGGAGCTCTGTCTGGAACGGCCGGGCGAGGCCCATCTGGCGCAGCATCTCGCGGGGACGCTCTGGTTCTCCTGGGTGGGGTGCGGGCGTCTGTCGGAAGGCCGGCACTGGCTGGAGCGGGCGCTGGCTCTCGGACCGGAGCACTGCGAGCACGCGGACGCCCGGCTGAAGGCGCTGTGGGTGCTCGGCTATGTGGCGATCCTGCAGGGGGACGGCACGGCGGCCGTGGCGGCGCTGCACGAGTGCGGCGAGCGGGCCCGCTCGGCCGGGAACGCGGTGGCGGAGGCGTACGCCACGCATCGGATGGGCTGTCTCGCGCTGCTCTCGGACGACATGCCCCGGGCGGAGGAGCTGATCGGCCGGGCCCTGGAGCAGTACCGGGAGCTCGGCGAGCTGAACAGCAACGTGCTGATGGGGCAGGTCGAGCTGGCGATGGCCCGGGTCTTCCAGGGCGATCTGGAGGGCGCGGTCGCGCTGTGCGCGGAGGTACGGGAGATCTGCGAGGAGCGTGGCGAGCGCTGGACCAGGGCGTACGCGCTCTATGTGCTGGCGTACGCGGCGTGGACCGGGGGCGATCACGGCGAGGCGCGGGAGCTGCTCACCGAGTGCGTCACGATCAACCACACCTTCCACGATCTGGTGGGTCTGGTCCTGGCGATCGAGCTGCTGGCGCTGGTGACGGCGAGCGAGGGCGATCCGGCGGAGGCGGCGGTGCTTCAGGGCGCCACGTTGCCGGTGTGGGACTCGGTGGGCCTGCAGCTGTTCGGCTCGGGTCACTTCAACGGGGCGCGGGCGCTGTGCGAGCGGCAGGCGGGTGAGCTGCTCGGGGCGGAGCGCTACGGGGCGGCGGTGCGGGAGGGGCAGCGGCTCTCGCTGGACGCGACGGTGGAACGGGCGCTGAGCAAGCGGTGGAATCCGGCCACACACCGCGCGGGTCCGCACTCGCCGCGGCCGTTCCGTACGACGACGGTCCTGGCCCCGGGAACGCGGAAGCCCGCCGGCTCCCCCACCGGTAAGGGCGGGGAAGCGGCGGGCTGA
- a CDS encoding DUF948 domain-containing protein encodes MTGGEVAGILVAVFWAILVSFLAVVLVRLAQTLKATTKLVADVTEQAVPLLSDASATVRSAQTQLDRVDAIASDVQEVTSNASALSTTVASTFGGPLVKVAAFGYGVRRALGRSREDAPPAPARRTVVVGRTVPAARRRKQKG; translated from the coding sequence GTGACCGGTGGAGAGGTTGCCGGGATTCTGGTGGCCGTGTTCTGGGCGATTCTGGTCTCCTTCCTCGCCGTGGTTCTGGTGAGGCTGGCGCAGACGCTCAAGGCGACCACCAAGCTGGTGGCGGACGTGACCGAGCAGGCCGTCCCGCTGCTCAGCGACGCCTCCGCCACCGTGCGGTCGGCACAGACCCAGCTCGACCGGGTCGACGCGATCGCCTCGGACGTCCAGGAGGTCACCTCCAACGCCTCGGCGCTCTCCACCACCGTCGCCTCCACCTTCGGCGGCCCGCTCGTCAAGGTCGCGGCCTTCGGCTACGGGGTGCGCAGGGCGCTCGGCCGCAGCCGTGAGGACGCGCCGCCGGCGCCCGCGCGCCGTACCGTCGTCGTCGGTCGTACCGTGCCGGCCGCGAGGCGCCGGAAGCAGAAGGGCTGA
- a CDS encoding DUF6167 family protein, with translation MFRRTFWFTAGAAAGVWATTKVNRKLKQLTPESLAAQAANKAIETGHRLKDFALDVRAGMVQREAELGEALGLEAPVDAPVNRELPGPRRRSALAPTPNTTTTTYSYNRNEDH, from the coding sequence ATGTTCCGCCGCACGTTCTGGTTCACCGCAGGCGCCGCAGCCGGCGTGTGGGCCACCACCAAGGTCAACCGGAAGCTGAAGCAGCTGACCCCGGAGAGCCTCGCCGCGCAGGCGGCGAACAAGGCGATCGAGACCGGCCACCGCCTGAAGGACTTCGCCCTCGACGTGAGGGCCGGCATGGTCCAGCGGGAGGCCGAACTGGGCGAGGCGCTCGGCCTGGAGGCACCGGTCGACGCTCCCGTGAACCGAGAGCTCCCGGGGCCGCGCCGCAGGTCCGCGCTCGCCCCCACCCCGAACACCACCACGACCACGTATTCGTACAACCGGAATGAGGACCACTGA
- the alaS gene encoding alanine--tRNA ligase, translating to MESAEIRRRWLSFFEERGHTVVPSASLIADDPTLLLVPAGMVPFKPYFLGEVKPPFSRASSVQKCVRTPDIEEVGKTTRHGTFFQMCGNFSFGDYFKEGAIKLAWELLTTAVEHGGYGLEPEKLWITVYQEDDEAEQIWRDVVGVPAERIQRLGKKDNYWSMGVPGPCGPCSEINYDRGPEFGVEGGPAVNDERYVEIWNLVFMQYERGEGTGKEDFPILGELPSKNIDTGLGLERLAMILQGVQNMYETDTLQVVIDKATELTGVAYGKAHESDVSLRVVADHMRTSVMLIGDGVTPGNEGRGYVLRRIMRRAIRNMRLLGATGPVVQDLVDVVINTMGEQYPELVTDRKRIETVALAEEARFLKTLNAGSNVLDGAVNETKAAGSTVLPGDKAFLLHDTWGFPIDLTLEIAAEQGLSVDEAGFRRLMQEQRDKAKADAKAKKTGHADVAAYREIADGNGATEFTGYTNTEGETTVVGLLVNGVPSPAASEGDEVEVVLDRTPFYAEGGGQLADQGRIRLHSGAVIEVRDVQQPVPGVSVHKGSVQVGEVTIGSTAYAAIDVRRRRAIARAHSATHLTHQALRDALGPTAAQAGSENSPGRFRFDFGSPNAVPGAVLTDVEQKINEVLARELDVHAEVMPIDEAKRQGAIAEFGEKYGEKVRVVTIGDFSKELCGGTHVHNTAQLGLVKLLGESSIGSGVRRVEALVGVDAYNFLAREHTVVAQLQELVKGRPEELPEKISSMLGKLKDAEKEIEKFRAEKVLQAAAGLVEGAKDIRGVALVTGQVPDGTSADDLRKLVLDVRGRLDNLSGAGDRPAVVALFTTANGRPLTVIATNEAARERGLKAGELVRTAAKTLGGGGGGKPDVAQGGGQNPEAIGEAIEAVERAVVETS from the coding sequence ATGGAGTCGGCTGAAATCCGCCGCCGCTGGCTGAGCTTCTTCGAGGAGCGCGGGCACACCGTCGTGCCTTCGGCGTCGCTCATCGCGGACGACCCGACTCTGCTTCTGGTCCCCGCCGGCATGGTTCCCTTCAAGCCGTACTTCCTCGGCGAGGTGAAGCCGCCGTTCTCGCGCGCCTCCAGCGTGCAGAAGTGCGTGCGCACGCCGGACATCGAGGAGGTCGGCAAGACCACCCGTCACGGCACGTTCTTCCAGATGTGCGGCAACTTCTCCTTCGGCGACTACTTCAAGGAAGGCGCCATCAAGCTCGCCTGGGAGCTGCTGACCACCGCGGTGGAGCACGGCGGCTACGGGCTGGAGCCGGAGAAGCTCTGGATCACTGTCTACCAGGAGGACGACGAGGCCGAGCAGATCTGGCGCGACGTCGTCGGCGTCCCCGCCGAGCGCATCCAGCGCCTCGGCAAGAAGGACAACTACTGGTCGATGGGCGTCCCCGGCCCCTGCGGTCCGTGCTCCGAGATCAACTACGACCGCGGCCCCGAGTTCGGCGTCGAGGGCGGCCCGGCCGTCAACGACGAGCGGTACGTGGAGATCTGGAACCTGGTCTTCATGCAGTACGAGCGCGGCGAGGGCACCGGCAAGGAGGACTTCCCGATCCTCGGCGAGCTGCCGTCCAAGAACATCGACACCGGCCTCGGCCTCGAGCGCCTCGCGATGATCCTGCAGGGCGTACAGAACATGTACGAGACCGACACCCTCCAGGTCGTCATCGACAAGGCCACCGAACTCACCGGCGTCGCCTACGGCAAGGCCCACGAGAGCGACGTCTCGCTGCGCGTGGTCGCCGACCACATGCGTACGTCCGTGATGCTCATCGGCGACGGCGTCACCCCGGGCAACGAGGGCCGCGGCTACGTGCTGCGCCGCATCATGCGCCGCGCCATCCGCAACATGCGCCTGCTGGGCGCCACGGGCCCGGTCGTCCAGGACCTGGTCGACGTGGTCATCAACACCATGGGCGAGCAGTACCCGGAGCTCGTCACCGACCGCAAGCGGATCGAGACCGTCGCGCTGGCCGAGGAGGCCCGCTTCCTCAAGACGCTCAACGCCGGCTCGAACGTGCTCGACGGCGCCGTCAACGAGACCAAGGCCGCCGGCAGCACCGTCCTGCCCGGCGACAAGGCGTTCCTGCTCCACGACACCTGGGGCTTCCCGATCGACCTGACCCTGGAGATCGCCGCCGAGCAGGGTCTCTCCGTCGACGAGGCCGGCTTCCGCCGCCTGATGCAGGAGCAGCGGGACAAGGCCAAGGCCGACGCCAAGGCCAAGAAGACCGGCCACGCCGACGTCGCCGCCTACCGCGAGATCGCGGACGGCAACGGCGCCACCGAGTTCACCGGCTACACCAACACCGAGGGCGAGACCACCGTCGTCGGCCTGCTGGTCAACGGTGTCCCCTCGCCGGCCGCCTCCGAGGGCGACGAGGTCGAGGTCGTCCTCGACCGCACCCCGTTCTACGCCGAGGGCGGCGGCCAGCTCGCCGACCAGGGCCGCATCCGCCTGCACAGCGGCGCCGTCATCGAGGTCCGCGACGTGCAGCAGCCGGTCCCCGGCGTCTCCGTGCACAAGGGCTCCGTCCAGGTCGGCGAGGTGACCATCGGCTCCACCGCCTACGCCGCCATCGACGTCCGCCGCCGCCGGGCCATCGCCCGCGCCCACTCGGCCACGCACCTCACGCACCAGGCGCTGCGCGACGCGCTCGGCCCGACGGCCGCCCAGGCCGGCTCGGAGAACTCGCCCGGCCGCTTCCGCTTCGACTTCGGCTCGCCCAACGCCGTGCCCGGCGCGGTCCTGACGGACGTCGAGCAGAAGATCAACGAGGTCCTCGCCCGCGAGCTCGACGTGCACGCCGAGGTCATGCCGATCGACGAGGCCAAGCGCCAGGGTGCCATCGCCGAGTTCGGCGAGAAGTACGGCGAGAAGGTCCGCGTCGTCACCATCGGCGACTTCTCCAAGGAGCTGTGCGGCGGTACGCACGTCCACAACACCGCCCAGCTGGGCCTGGTGAAGCTGCTCGGCGAGTCGTCCATCGGCAGTGGCGTGCGCCGTGTCGAGGCCCTCGTCGGTGTCGACGCGTACAACTTCCTCGCCCGTGAGCACACGGTCGTCGCCCAGCTCCAGGAGCTGGTCAAGGGACGTCCCGAGGAGCTTCCGGAGAAGATCTCCTCCATGCTCGGCAAGCTGAAGGACGCCGAGAAGGAGATCGAGAAGTTCCGCGCCGAGAAGGTCCTGCAGGCCGCCGCCGGTCTCGTCGAGGGCGCCAAGGACATCCGCGGCGTCGCGCTCGTCACCGGCCAGGTTCCGGACGGCACGTCCGCCGACGACCTGCGCAAGCTGGTCCTCGACGTCCGCGGCCGGCTGGACAATCTTTCCGGGGCGGGCGACCGCCCGGCCGTCGTGGCCCTGTTCACCACCGCCAACGGCCGCCCGCTGACGGTCATCGCCACCAACGAGGCCGCCCGCGAGCGCGGTCTCAAGGCCGGCGAGCTGGTCCGTACCGCCGCGAAGACCCTCGGCGGCGGCGGTGGCGGCAAGCCGGACGTCGCCCAGGGCGGCGGCCAGAACCCCGAGGCGATCGGCGAGGCCATCGAGGCTGTCGAGCGTGCCGTGGTGGAGACCTCGTGA
- the ruvX gene encoding Holliday junction resolvase RuvX, translated as MRRGRRLAIDVGDARIGVASCDPDGVLATPVETVPGRDVPAAHRRLRQIVEEYEPIEVVVGLPRSLSGGEGPAAAKVRRFAQELAKGIAPVPVRLVDERMTTVTATQGLRASGVKAKKGRSVIDQAAAVIILQNALESERVSGNPPGEGVEVVI; from the coding sequence ATGCGCCGCGGTCGTCGTCTCGCGATCGACGTCGGGGACGCCCGGATCGGGGTCGCCTCGTGCGACCCCGACGGGGTCCTCGCCACGCCGGTGGAGACCGTGCCGGGACGTGACGTCCCGGCCGCCCACCGGCGGTTGAGGCAGATCGTCGAGGAGTACGAACCGATCGAGGTCGTGGTCGGCCTCCCTCGCTCCCTCTCCGGGGGCGAGGGCCCGGCCGCGGCCAAGGTCCGGCGCTTCGCCCAGGAGCTGGCGAAGGGCATCGCCCCGGTGCCGGTCCGCCTGGTCGACGAGCGGATGACGACGGTGACGGCCACGCAGGGGCTGCGGGCCTCGGGGGTGAAGGCGAAGAAGGGGCGGTCCGTCATCGATCAGGCCGCCGCGGTGATCATCCTTCAGAACGCTCTTGAGTCCGAACGGGTATCAGGTAATCCGCCCGGCGAGGGCGTCGAAGTGGTCATCTGA